Proteins from a single region of Theileria parva strain Muguga chromosome 1, complete sequence, whole genome shotgun sequence:
- a CDS encoding putative integral membrane protein, which translates to MGSGPRFELFKALGINYYGFHVKKNKIYDYLSFGVCSVLIGTTIYLGVTFVYNWRQSMILLRYHHAKLEVERAKYIEQIKIARENGLLPPRTDLNLKK; encoded by the exons ATGGGTAGTGGGCCCAGATTCGAACTATTTAAGGCTTTAGgcataaattattatggATTCCatgttaaaaaaaataaaatttacgATTACCTTTCATTTGGAGTTTGTTCTGTGTTGATCGGCACCACTATATACTTAG GAGTAACTTTTGTGTATAATTGGCGACAGTCGATGATTTTGCTTCGGTATCATCACGCGAAACTCGaa GTTGAACGTGCTAAATATATCGAGCAAATTAAAATCGCAAGAGAAAATGGTTTATTGCCGCCAAGAACTGATTTAAACCTTAAGAAGTGA